The Streptomyces kanamyceticus DNA segment GCCAGCTCCAAGGCCAGCGGCAGACCGTCCAGATGTCGGCAGAGCACGGCCACCGCCTGAGGCGGCACCTGCACACCGGGCCTGGCGGCGCGGGCGCGCTGGGTGAACAGCTCGGCGGCCGTGTCGGGAGCGAGCGCGTCCGGTGCGTACACCGCCTCCGAGGTCAGACCCAGTGGGGCCCGGCTGGTGGCGAGCACGCGCAGCTGCGCGGAGGCGGAGACCAGTGCGTGGACGAGGCGGGCGGCGCCCTCGACGACCTGCTCGCAGTTGTCCAGGATCAGCAGCGCGGGCCCGGAGCCGAGGACTCCGAGGATGGCGGGGACGGGGTCGGCCGGGGGAGCGGGGGAGGCCGGGGCGTGCCGGCCCACCGGCTTGTGCGGTCCCTGGCCCGCGCCGAGCGCGAACGCCACCTCCCGGGCCACGTCCTGGTCCTCGCGGACCCCGGCCAGCGGCACGCAGTACACCAGGCGTTGCTCGGCCGTGCGGCCGACGGCATGCGCGAGCCGGGTCTTGCCGAGGCCACCTGGGCCCACGACGGTGACGGCGCGGGACCCGCGCAGCAGCCCGGTCACCGCGGTGATGTCGTCCTCCCGCCCGAGGAGCGGGTTCGGCTCGTGGGGAACGCCGATCCGTACCGTGCGCGGCGCATCGTCGAGCAGCTCCCGCTGCACCGCCTTGAGGCCCGCGCCCGGATCCGTACCGAGCTGCTCGCGCAGATCACGCCGGTAGTCCTCGTACCGGGTCAGCGCGGCCGCCGGGCCCGCCGTGGCGGCCAGGCCGCGCAGCAGCTCGGCGAGCACCTCCTCGTCGCGGGGCTGCTCCTCGGAGATCATCGCCAGTGGCCCGGCGGCTTCGGCGTGCCGGCCCAGCCTCGCGAGGGCGAGGGCCCGCGCGCGGACGAGCCGGTCGCGCACCGGGGCCCGTGCGGCGCGCAACTCCTCGACGGGGCCACCGATTCGACCCCCGCCCTCGCCCTCGAACGCGGCGCCGGTGCCGCCGCCCTCCCACAGCGCGAGCCCGGCCTCGGCCGCCGCCAGCGATCCCGTGGGGTCCCCGGCCCGGGCCCGCTCCTCGCTCGTGGCGGCGTGCAACGGCAGCGCGGCACTGTCCACCTGCTCATCGGCCAGGGCGAGCCGGTAGCCGACCGGCGTACTGACCAGGACGTCGGCGCCCAACGCGGCCCGCGCCCTGGACACCAGAACCTGCAAGGCCTTGTCCGGGTGCTGCGGCAACGCGTCGGGCCACAGCCCCTGTACGAGCCGTTCGGTGCCGCAGCCGGTGCGCACATCGCCCGCGAGCAGCGCCAGGAGCCCGCGCAGCCGGGGCGCGGTGATCTCCTGTCCGTGCCAGGCGACCCGTGCCAGCAAGGTCAGTTCGGTGCTCACCCGTGCAGGTTAGACGCCGCGCATCGGGCCTGCCCCGGCGCGGAGTTCACCTCACCACCAGTACGCGGGATACCGCGCCGCCCCGGGACGGGCGTACGAGAGGGCCCAGCCCGCGAGGACGAGCAGCACCGTGGAGCCCACCAGGAGAGGGACGAAGGAGGTGGGGTGCGGAGTGTGCAGGACGATGACGACGGACGTGGCGCACGCCGGTGAGTGCGGGGTACGGGCGACGGTCATCACCGCCAGGCCGATCCCCGCGGCGAGCGCCGCCGCCCACGGCGCGGAGCCCAACGAGGCGGCGACGGCGTAGCCGACGACGGCGCACAGCAGATGGCCCGCGATCACGCTGCGCGGCTGGGCCAGCGGCAGTCCGGGCACGCTGTGGATGATCGCGGCGGACGCGGCGAGGGGCGGTATGAGCACGGGCTCGTGGATGAGCGAGCCGATGGCGACGAGGACGAGCAGGACGGCGGTGGCGGCGCTGATGCCGTGCAGCGCGGTGCCCGGTGGCGGCGGGGCGGGCGCGCGGCCCGCGAGGCGGGTGAGGATGCGGGGGCGGGCAGGCGCGGGCGACGCCTCGACGGATTCGTCGGTGTTCAAGACATCGGTGCTCAAAGAAGGGGAGTTCCGGGACTGGGCCGTCGGGAGATCCGGACGGCGGGGACGACAGGGCAGGAGTCGGCGCGGGCTCCTCGCGGTCGGCGAGAGAGCCCGGGTACCGGCGGCCTTCCAGGGTCAGGACGTCCGCGTACTCATCCAGGATCTTACGAAGGGTCTTCGCGTTGCCGCAGGTCAGGGGGTGCCGTTGCCCGCTTCGGGGTCTCGTTGCCCGATTCCGGGTCCCGTTGCCCGCTGCTGAGGGCAGGGTGGCGTCATTTCTCGTCCGTTCGGGCCCTTCGTCCCTGCCGTACGGCCTTCACCGGGCGCAGGATGGAGATCATGAACAGCCTTCCGGTCATCACCGCAGTCGACGGATCAGACCACAGCCTCAAGGCCCTCGAGTGGGCGCTGGACGCCGCGCGGCGCCGCAGTGCGGAACTGCTCGTCGTCCACATCAGGGCCGACTATGTGAAGGCCCTTCCCCTGCCGGGCGCGCTGCCCGTCATGCCACCCGTCGACGAGGTCCCGGTCCTCGCCGCGGTGCGGGAGACGATGGAGGGCCGTGCGGACCTGCCGCCCGTCCGCTACTCCGCGGTCGACGGGAGTCCCGCCCCCGCGCTGATCGAACTCGCCGACGAGGCGCAGCTCCTGGTGCTCGGTTCACGGGGGCGCGGCGGCTTCGCGAGTCTGCTGCTCGGCTCCGTGAGCCGCGCCTGCACCGCGCGCGCCGCCTGTCCCGTGGTCGTCGTACCGCATGCCGCGAGGACCGAGGCGGTCGAGGCGGCGGGCACGTTCGGCAGGGTCGCGCTCGGCCTCGCGCCGACGGAGACGAGCGATGCCACGGTGGAGTTCGCGTTCGAGGAGGCCCGGCGCAGGGGCGCCGGACTCCAGGTGGTCACCACGTACCCGGTGCCCTTCTCCACCCTGGCGCTCATGGGCGGATACCTGGACGCGGCGGGGACGCCCGAGAGCCCGCGCGAGGAGAAGTCGCTGTCCGAGGCGCAGGACGAGCGGCTCGGTGCCTTCACCGAGCGCTTCCCCGACGTGGCCGTCGAGAAGGTGGTCACCGCGGCCGACGCCGCGGGCCGTCTCGTCGTGGCCTCACAGACCGCCGACCTGCTGGTCGTCGGGCGCCACCGGCGTCGCGTGAACGCCGACTCGTTCCTGGTCGGCTCGGCCGCCAACGCGGTCCTGCTGCACGCGCAGTGCCCGGTCGCGGTGGTGCCCGCCTAGCACCGTGCCCCCGCCGGGAGGTCCCGGCGGGGGCACGCGGAGCCCGGCTCAACGACGTCCGTGCGCCGTTCGCTGCCGTACGTATCCGGCGACCACGAGCGCGACCGTCAGGCCGCTCGTCCACGCGAGCTGCCCCCGAGTCGTCGGCTCCATCGCCATCAGGACGAACACGGCCGCCATGCCTGCCAGCGCCACCCAGGTCAGGTACGGATACGCCCACATCCGCACCGCGAGCTTCCCGGGCTCCTCCTGCTCGGTGCGGCGGCGCAGGATCAGCTGGGAGACGGCGGTGAACGTCCAGACGACGAGGATCACCGCGCCGATCATGTTCAGCAGCCACTGGAAGATGTCGTCGGGCCGCCAGTAGCTCAGCAGGACGCAGAGGAAGCCGAAGGCCGACGAGGCGATGACCGAGCGGCGCGGCACGCCGGAGACGATGCGGCCGAGCGCGGCGGGTCCCTGGCCGCGGGAGACCAGCGAACAGGCCATGCGCGAGGAGCCGTAGATGTTGGCGTTCATCGCCGAAAGCAGCGCGATCAGTACGACCACGTTCATGATCTGACCCGCGCCGGGGATCCCCAGCTGGTCGAGGGCGGCGACGTAGGGGCCCTTCTCCACGACCTCCTTGTCGTCCCACGGCACCAGCGCCACGATCACCAGCATCGAGCCGATGTAGAAGACCGCGATCCGCCACATCGCCGTGCGCACGGCTCCGGCGACGCCGCGCACCGGGTCGTCCGACTCGGCGGCGGCGATGGTGACGGTCTCCAGGCCGCCGTACGCGAGGACCGAGGCGAGCAGGCCGATGATCAGCCCCTCGGTGCCGTTGGGCAGGAAGCCTCCGTGGCCGACGAGGTTGGCGGTGCCCGGCGCGTCCGTGCCGGGCAGTACACCGGCGATGGCGAGTCCGCCGACGACCAGGAAGAGGACGATCGCGCCGACCTTCAGCGCGGCGAACCAGAACTCGAACTCGCCGAAGTTCTTCACGGCCGCCAGGTTCGCGCCGCAGAACACCACCATGAACAGCGCCACCCACGCCCACTCGGGCGTACCGGGCAGCCAGCCGGTCATGATGTGGGCGGCGCCGATGCCCTCCAGGCCCACGCCCATGCACAGCATGAACCAGAACGACCAGCCCGAGGTGAAGCCCGCCCACGGTCCGATCGCGCGTTCGGCGTGGACGGAGAAGGAGCCGGAGGCCGGATGGGCGGCCGACATCTCGCCGAGCATCCGCATGACCAGCATCACCAGGAGGCCGGAAGCGGTGTAGGCGAGGACGATCGAGGGCCCCGCGGCGGCGATGCCCGCTCCGGACCCCACGAAGAGCCCGGCGCCGATGACTCCGCCGAGCGCGATCATCGACAAGTGCCGCTGCTTGAGCCCCTTGGCGAGCTGTGGCTCCGGGGTGAGCGGGGGCTTGGGAGGGGTGCTTGTCGAGGAAGGCATGCGGGCAAGTGTGGATATCCCGCCCGCATGGTGAGAGCGGTGTCCGATATCCGAACATGATGGCTACGTGGGGTGATGTCGTGAACACGAAATGCAGGTGAGCGGGCTTGTCGGCGTGGCCGCGTGTCGCATGTGGTTCACCAACGCATGCCGTTCACCAAGGAGGGGTCAGTTGCCAAGGCCGAGTTCCTGACCGACATCAAGACCAAACGCCGCGGAGAGCACCGTGACGACCCGGTCGACCGCGACGTAGCCGCCTCACCCGGAAGGTTCCTCGGGCTCCGGCTTGTCGGTCGGGGCGCTCGCGTCGTGCCCGTCCTGTGCGGCCTGTCCGCCCCGTGCGTCACCGGAGTCACCGCGCCGACCGGTTCCGGCCTCGTCGATGTCGGGTACGTCGCCCGCACCGTTCTCTCGGTTTCCCCCGCTCTCCCCGCTCTCGTCCAGCTCCCAGGGGTCCCGTCCGCCGTCCGCCTGCTGATCGGGCAGGTCCCTGGGCACGGGCGTGCTGCCGTCCGCGCCGGGGGACGCCGGTATGGGGCTCCTCTACACCGACGGACTGACCGAGGCGCGGCTCGTGGACGGCACCGCATTCGGCCTCGACCGGTTCGCCGACTCCGTGATCCGCGCCTCGACCGCGGGCGTTCCGCCCCGCCGCAGGCATGTACCTGGCGATCGTGGGGGAGTTGAAGACCATGAAGATCCTCATCATCCTCGTCCTCATCGGCATCGCCGCCGCCTGGTACATGAAGTCACGGAAGGGGCAGTGAAGCCGGAAGAAAAAAATCTGGCCGCCGATGTCGAGAACCCGTGATCGGCTCCGTCCCCGGTACGAACGCGACCACAATGGGCCGCACCAGCACCAAGGAGAGCCACCATGGCCAAGTACCTGCTGCTCAAGCACTACCGAGGCGCCCCCGCTCCGGTCAATGACGTCCCCATGGACCAGTGGACGCCCGAGGAGGTCTCGGACCACATCCGGTACATGAACGACTTCGCGGACCGGCTCAAGGAGACCGGCGAGTTCGTCGACGGCCAGGCGCTCGCCCCCGAGGGATCCTTCGTCCGCTACGACGGCGAGGGCCGCCCGCCGGTCACCGACGGCCCCTTCGCCGAGACGAAGGACCTCATCGCGGGCTGGATGATCATCGACGTCGACAGCCACGAGCGGGCCGTCGAGCTCGCGGGGGAGCTGTCGGCCGCTCCCGGCGCGGGCGGCAAGCCGATCCACGAGTGGCTGGAACTGCGCCCGTTCCTGGGCGAGGCGCCCACCATCACGGAGTGACCTCTCCGATGAACGAAGCGCTGCTCCGGGGCCTCACCCCGAGTGTGCTCACCGTCCTCGTCCGCCGCGGAGCCGATTTCGCGGCGGCCGAGGACGCCGTGCAGGACGCGCTGGTGGAGGCGGTGCGCGTCTGGCCGACCGACCCGCCGCGCGACCCGAAGGGTTGGCTGGTCACGGTGGCCTGGCGCCGCTTCCTCGACGCGCGGCGGGCGGACACCGCCCGCCGCCGGCGGGAGGACCTCATCGAGGAGGAACCGGCCCCGGGCCCCGCACCGGCGGCGGACGACACCCTCCAGCTGTACTTCCTGTGCGCCCACCCGTCCCTGACCCCGTCATCCGCCGTCGCGCTCACGCTGCGCGCCGTCGGCGGACTGACCACCCGCCAGATCGCCCGCGCCTACCTGGTCCCCGAGGCGACCATGGCGCAGCGCATCAGCCGCGCCAAACGGGCCGTGTCCGGCGTGCGCCTCGACCGGCACGGAGACGTCGCCACCGTGCTGCGTGTCCTCTACCTGGTCTTCAACGAGGGCTACTCCACGGACGCCGATGTCGACCTGACCGCCGAGGCCATCCGGCTCACCCGGCAGCTCGCGGCCGTGATCGACCACCCGGAGGTGGTGGGCCTGCTCGCCCTCATGCTGCTGCACCACGCCCGGCGCGCGGCCAGGACAGGACCCGACGGCGGCCTGGTGCCGCTCGCCGAACAGGACCGGAGCCGCTGGGACACCGAACTGATCACCGAGGGCATCGGCATCCTGCAGACGGCCCTCGCCCGCGACAGGCTGGGCGAGTTCCAGGCCCAGGCCGCCATCGCCGCCCTGCACGCCGACGCGCCCACGGCCGAGGAGACCGACTGGGTGCAGATCGTCGAGTGGTACGACGAGCTCGTACGACTGACCGACAGCCCGGTCGTCCGGCTCAACCGCGCCGTGGCCGTGGGCGAGGCCGACGGAGCGCGCGCAGGTCTCGCGCGGCTCGCGGAGCTGGACGACACACTGCCCCGGCACACGGCGGTGGCGGCCTACCTCCACGAACGGGACGGCGACCTGGAGACGGCGGCCCGGCTGTACGCCGAAGCGGCGGGCAAGGCCGCCAACCTCGCCGAGCGCGACCACCTGACGCGCCAGGCGGCACGGCTCAACGCCCGCCGACGCCAGTGACGGCCGCGGTCACGGAAGCGGTCGCGGTCGCGGCCGCCGGATCAGACACGGCAACGCAGCATCTCCAGCGGGGGATTGGCGCGGAAGTCCGCCCAGTGATCCGCGCCGAACTCGCGCACACCGGCCTCCGACACGGTGAGGGGAACCCAGGTCAACTCGCTGAACCCGGCAGCCCGCAGACACTTCTCGTAGACCTCGCGGCGCGGGAGGTTGGCGACGAACGAGACCGGCGGGTCGAGCAGCGCGGTGGTCCGCACCTTCGGCCCGGTCTCGACCTCCTCGCCGGTGAGCACGCTGCGGAACCCGTACTTCTCCGGAGTCGGCCCTTCGAAGTCGAAGTCGGGTGACTGGTTGAGCAGGAAGAACTCCCCGCCGGGCGCCAGGCTCCGGTGCACGTTGCGGCACATCCGCTCCGTGGTGGCGATGTCCTCCGCGTAGTTGAGCAGCTGGACCGCCAGGCCGATGTCGAACCGCTGCTCAAAATCGCGGAGTTCGGACGCGTCGCCCACCTCGTAGCGCACACCCAGCGGATCGCGCTCCTCCAACGCCTGTGCCACGGCGACCATCTCGCCGGAGATGTCGATGCCGAGCAGCTCCCCGGCGCCGCGCCGCTTGAACTCCCTGCTGTAGAAACCGGTGCCGCAGGCCAGGTCGAGGACCGACTTGCCGCGCACGTCGCCGACCAGTGCCAGGAATCCGGGCACCACCGAGTACTGCTCCAACGGCAGGGCCTTGAACCCTTCGTACGCCTCACCGATCTCGTCATACTGCTGCGCGCTCATCGTGCCGCTCTCCCCTGTTGCCTGGTCATCCGGGTCATGTCCTGGCGCGCAGTCTTCCCGCACTCCTGCGTAGGGGCGTACTGGCTGAAGCCACAAAGATCCGGCCAGTGTTCCGGTGTCCCGTACGGGCGGAGGGTGCGGGTGCCGAGTCAACCAGCGCGGTAGCGGCGGTGGGCTGCCGCGAGGGGTGGAGGGGCGGTTACGGCGCTCGTTCGACGACACCGGATCCGTGAACTCCTAGCGTTTTCCCATCACTTCGAGTTGAGGGGGACGCATGCGAAAGCAGCGGATCGGCCGGATGTTGGGGGCGCTGGCACTGGGTATCGGCGCCGTTCCCGCTTCCGCGGCGGTGGTACACGCCGACGGAGTCGCGCAGCAGGAGGCGCGGCCCAAGTGCCCCGACGGCCACTACGCGTACACCTTCGGAACTCCCGGCGGGCCGGGAGCCTACGTGTACCTGAACGTCGCGGGCGGCAGTCACAAGGGTGCCAAGGTCATCACGTATCCGTGGTCGGGCGGCAAGGGCAACGAGATGTGGTGTCTGACGGCGGGCCCCAAGGGCTACGGCCACCGGATGCACCCGTACGACAACAAGAACCTCTGCCTGGACGTGCCGGGGAGCCGCTACAAGAAGGGGCAGGGCCTGATCGTCTGGGACTGCAACGGTCGTAAGAACCAGACCTTCTACGTGCAGCCCGTCCACACGGACAACCCGTACTCGATCATCGGTCCCTGGGAGAAGTCGGACCTCAAGGTGCATCGGGGCAAGGACGCGGTCGGCAGTCAGGTCTCTCTGTGGCCGCACATGAACACGCATGCCGAGTGGCGGTAGCGCTGGGCGGAGAGCTCTTCCCTGTTGCGTTCCTAGGACCTCAAAGTGCATCCTAGAGGTCCTAGGAAATGCCTAGGGAGGCAAGTTTCCAGGGAGTGCGCATGGTGAGGGCCGGTCTTACGGCGGAGCGGGTGACGGTCGCGGGCGCCGAACTGGCGGACGAGGTCGGGTTCGAGCAGGTGACCATGTCGCAGGTGGCCCGGCGGCTCGGCGTGAAGGACGCGAGTCTCTACACGCACGTACGGAACTTGGCGGATCTGCGGGGACGGATCGCGCTCCTCGCGGCGGACGAGAAGACCATCCGCATCGCGGAGGCGACGGTCGGCCTCGCGGGCAAGGACGCGTTGGTCGCGTTCGCCACCGCCTGGCGGGAGTACGCCCACCGGCACCCGGGCCGCTACACCGCGACGCAGACCCCGATCGACATCGACCCCGAACTGGCCGCGCACGCACCGGGACCGCGCCGCGCGGTCGAGCTGACCTACGGCATGCTGCGCGGCTACGGACTTGCCGAGCCCGACCTGACCGACGCGGTGCGGCTGCTGCGCAGCACGTTCCACGGATTCGTCGCCTTGGAGGCCATGGGCGGTTTCGCGCACCAGCGCGCGCCGCAGCGGTCCTGGGTCCGCACCCTCGACGCCCTGCACACGCTCCTGGAGCACTGGCCCCCGCTCGAAGACGGAGAATCCGCATGACCACGCCGACCACGCCCACGACGGGGAGCACCCCGGCGGCCCCGACCACCGGCAGCCTCCGCGTGCCGGGTGCGACCCTGCACTACCAAGTGCGCGGCGAAGGACCTCTTCTGCTGCTGATCCCCGGTGGGGCGGGCGGGGCAGCCGCCTTCGACAACGTCGCCGACGGCCTGGCCGCCGAGTACACCGTCGCCACCTACGACCCGCGCGGCATTTCTCAGAGCACGCTCGACGACCCCGATGCCACGCAGCGGGTTCCCGAACACGCCGACGACGCCTGCCGACTCCTGGAACTGCTCTCGCCCGGCGTGCCCGCCCGGGTGTTCGGCATGAGCTCGGGCGCGATCGCCGCTCTGCACCTGCTCACCGCGCATCCCGAACGCATCGAACGCCTCGTGGCGCACGAGCCGCCGGTGGTGGAAGTCCTGCCGGACGCCGCCGAACACCGCGCGCTCCTCGCCCGGGTACAGGAGACGCTCCGCACCCAGGGACTCATGGCGGCGATGGCCGTGTTCGCCGAGGGTTCCCGGAGCAGCAGCGGCGTCAGGAACGGCGAGCCTGCCGAGCCGAAGGCCGAGGCGACGCTCCCGCCCCAAGCGGCGGCACGGGCCGAGCGGACGATGGCCAACCTGCCGTACTTCGTCGAGCGCATCATGCCGAGCTTCATGGCCTACGCCCCGGACACCGACCGCCTGGAAGCACTCTCGGACCGGCTCGTGTTCGCCGGGGGACAGGACTCCCGCGGTGAACTGCCCTACCGACCGGCCGCCGTGCTGGCGGAGCGATTCGGCACGGAACTCCGTCATTTCCCTGGCGGGCACACCGGTCTGACCACTCACCCGGACCAGTTCGGCGAACTCCTTCGCAAGGTGTTCCGCGCGTAGCAATTCAGAGCGCGTTTCTGTAAGGGCGCGGAATATGCCCTCAACTGGAAAACTTGCCCAGCCGGTCAAAGGTGCGTGCCCTTAAGGGCAATGCGCATTGCCCCTTGATGTTCCCGCGCCCGTGAAAAGGGCGCGACCGGGCCGGTTCCGGCCATGCGGGGCACCGCTGGAACCGGCCCTTCACACGGCCTGCGTCAGCAGAGCGAACAGGTCGTGCACGTGCGGAAGCAGGACTCTTCGCCGGAGATCGCGCCCGCGGCGCTGTCCTGCGCGACGTCCTGGATGGAGGTCTCGGTGAGGTCGATGTCGAAGAGGTCCTGAGTCATGCTCTCGGGCATGGGAATTCCTTCCTGTGGAACCTTTGAAACCGAACGAACCGCCGCCCTTTGGCGACAAGAGCGGAATCTAGGTACGGATAGCGGACGGAGTCAAGGGGTTACAGGTGAAGTGTGTCTGGGTTAGTGTGACCGCATTCCCTGGGTAGGGAATTGACGATTCTTAACTTATTTTTATGGGGCATGGAGTAAGGGGGAGTGGCGCAGATGCGGCATGGCCAAAGCGCGGAAACGGTGTTCCGTTGCGCGGACGGAGTGCTTTTGAGGGCGCCGCTCCTGGCACGGCCGAGAGCCCGCGCGACCTGGCAGGACGAGGTGCGGCAGAGCCCGGACGGGACGGGTGCGCCGCCGCCGGAGTCCACGGACCTCGACGCACTCCGGGCCCAGCTCCAAGAACTGCTCGCCGACGCACGCTTCCGCGAGGCGGTGGAGGTCTCCAGCCCCTCGCTCGCCCGCACCGTCGACGCCGTCCTCGCGAACGCGCCGGTAACCCCATCCGATCTGCGCAAAGCCCACCGGGCGGTGACCCGCTATTTCCTGCGGGCCGCGTCGAGGCCCACCCCCTTCGGCCTGCTCGCGGGTGTCCTGTGGGGCTCCTTCGGCGCGGCGACCAAGGGCGAACTCACCGGTGAGGGACACAAGGCGGCACGGCTCGACGCCGGTCTGCTGGCCCGGCTCATCGCCGAGTGGGAGCGCGACCCGGCCGTCCACCAAG contains these protein-coding regions:
- a CDS encoding HPP family protein, which translates into the protein MNTDESVEASPAPARPRILTRLAGRAPAPPPPGTALHGISAATAVLLVLVAIGSLIHEPVLIPPLAASAAIIHSVPGLPLAQPRSVIAGHLLCAVVGYAVAASLGSAPWAAALAAGIGLAVMTVARTPHSPACATSVVIVLHTPHPTSFVPLLVGSTVLLVLAGWALSYARPGAARYPAYWW
- a CDS encoding universal stress protein, with the translated sequence MNSLPVITAVDGSDHSLKALEWALDAARRRSAELLVVHIRADYVKALPLPGALPVMPPVDEVPVLAAVRETMEGRADLPPVRYSAVDGSPAPALIELADEAQLLVLGSRGRGGFASLLLGSVSRACTARAACPVVVVPHAARTEAVEAAGTFGRVALGLAPTETSDATVEFAFEEARRRGAGLQVVTTYPVPFSTLALMGGYLDAAGTPESPREEKSLSEAQDERLGAFTERFPDVAVEKVVTAADAAGRLVVASQTADLLVVGRHRRRVNADSFLVGSAANAVLLHAQCPVAVVPA
- a CDS encoding amino acid permease → MPSSTSTPPKPPLTPEPQLAKGLKQRHLSMIALGGVIGAGLFVGSGAGIAAAGPSIVLAYTASGLLVMLVMRMLGEMSAAHPASGSFSVHAERAIGPWAGFTSGWSFWFMLCMGVGLEGIGAAHIMTGWLPGTPEWAWVALFMVVFCGANLAAVKNFGEFEFWFAALKVGAIVLFLVVGGLAIAGVLPGTDAPGTANLVGHGGFLPNGTEGLIIGLLASVLAYGGLETVTIAAAESDDPVRGVAGAVRTAMWRIAVFYIGSMLVIVALVPWDDKEVVEKGPYVAALDQLGIPGAGQIMNVVVLIALLSAMNANIYGSSRMACSLVSRGQGPAALGRIVSGVPRRSVIASSAFGFLCVLLSYWRPDDIFQWLLNMIGAVILVVWTFTAVSQLILRRRTEQEEPGKLAVRMWAYPYLTWVALAGMAAVFVLMAMEPTTRGQLAWTSGLTVALVVAGYVRQRTAHGRR
- a CDS encoding YciI family protein — encoded protein: MAKYLLLKHYRGAPAPVNDVPMDQWTPEEVSDHIRYMNDFADRLKETGEFVDGQALAPEGSFVRYDGEGRPPVTDGPFAETKDLIAGWMIIDVDSHERAVELAGELSAAPGAGGKPIHEWLELRPFLGEAPTITE
- a CDS encoding RNA polymerase sigma factor, which translates into the protein MNEALLRGLTPSVLTVLVRRGADFAAAEDAVQDALVEAVRVWPTDPPRDPKGWLVTVAWRRFLDARRADTARRRREDLIEEEPAPGPAPAADDTLQLYFLCAHPSLTPSSAVALTLRAVGGLTTRQIARAYLVPEATMAQRISRAKRAVSGVRLDRHGDVATVLRVLYLVFNEGYSTDADVDLTAEAIRLTRQLAAVIDHPEVVGLLALMLLHHARRAARTGPDGGLVPLAEQDRSRWDTELITEGIGILQTALARDRLGEFQAQAAIAALHADAPTAEETDWVQIVEWYDELVRLTDSPVVRLNRAVAVGEADGARAGLARLAELDDTLPRHTAVAAYLHERDGDLETAARLYAEAAGKAANLAERDHLTRQAARLNARRRQ
- a CDS encoding class I SAM-dependent methyltransferase; protein product: MSAQQYDEIGEAYEGFKALPLEQYSVVPGFLALVGDVRGKSVLDLACGTGFYSREFKRRGAGELLGIDISGEMVAVAQALEERDPLGVRYEVGDASELRDFEQRFDIGLAVQLLNYAEDIATTERMCRNVHRSLAPGGEFFLLNQSPDFDFEGPTPEKYGFRSVLTGEEVETGPKVRTTALLDPPVSFVANLPRREVYEKCLRAAGFSELTWVPLTVSEAGVREFGADHWADFRANPPLEMLRCRV
- a CDS encoding RICIN domain-containing protein, whose product is MRKQRIGRMLGALALGIGAVPASAAVVHADGVAQQEARPKCPDGHYAYTFGTPGGPGAYVYLNVAGGSHKGAKVITYPWSGGKGNEMWCLTAGPKGYGHRMHPYDNKNLCLDVPGSRYKKGQGLIVWDCNGRKNQTFYVQPVHTDNPYSIIGPWEKSDLKVHRGKDAVGSQVSLWPHMNTHAEWR
- a CDS encoding TetR/AcrR family transcriptional regulator — its product is MVRAGLTAERVTVAGAELADEVGFEQVTMSQVARRLGVKDASLYTHVRNLADLRGRIALLAADEKTIRIAEATVGLAGKDALVAFATAWREYAHRHPGRYTATQTPIDIDPELAAHAPGPRRAVELTYGMLRGYGLAEPDLTDAVRLLRSTFHGFVALEAMGGFAHQRAPQRSWVRTLDALHTLLEHWPPLEDGESA
- a CDS encoding alpha/beta fold hydrolase, with product MTTPTTPTTGSTPAAPTTGSLRVPGATLHYQVRGEGPLLLLIPGGAGGAAAFDNVADGLAAEYTVATYDPRGISQSTLDDPDATQRVPEHADDACRLLELLSPGVPARVFGMSSGAIAALHLLTAHPERIERLVAHEPPVVEVLPDAAEHRALLARVQETLRTQGLMAAMAVFAEGSRSSSGVRNGEPAEPKAEATLPPQAAARAERTMANLPYFVERIMPSFMAYAPDTDRLEALSDRLVFAGGQDSRGELPYRPAAVLAERFGTELRHFPGGHTGLTTHPDQFGELLRKVFRA